One Apodemus sylvaticus chromosome 23, mApoSyl1.1, whole genome shotgun sequence genomic window carries:
- the LOC127673945 gene encoding trace amine-associated receptor 7e-like, with protein MATDDDSFAWDQDSILSRDLLSATSAQLCYENLNRSCVRSPYSPGPRLILYAVFGFGAVLAVCGNLLVMTAILHFRQLHSPANFLVASLACADFLVGVMVMPFGMVRSVEGCWYFGDSYCKLHTCFDASFCYCSIFHLCFISVDRYIAVSDPLTYPTRFTASVSAKCIAFSCLLSISYGFSHIYTGASESGLEDLVSALTCVGDCQILMNQSWVSINFLLFLVPTLVMMTVYSKIFLIAKQQAQRIEKMNKQTARASDSYKDRVAKRERKAAKTLGIAVAAFLLSWLPYFIDSFIDAFLGFITPAYVYEILVWIGYYNSAMNPLIYAFFYPWFRKAIRLIVTGRILRENSSVTKLIPE; from the coding sequence ATGGCTACAGATGATGACAGCTTTGCCTGGGACCAAGACAGCATCCTGAGCAGAGATCTGCTCTCTGCCACATCTGCCCAACTGTGCTATGAGAACCTGAACAGATCCTGTGTCAGGAGCCCATACTCCCCAGGCCCTCGCCTCATCCTATATGCAGTCTTTGGCTTTGGGGCTGTGCTGGCTGTGTGTGGGAACCTCCTGGTGATGACAGCAATTCTCCATTTCAGGCAGCTGCACTCTCCTGCCAACTTCCTGGTGGCATCCCTAGCCTGTGCTGACTTCTTGGTAGGGGTGATGGTAATGCCATTTGGCATGGTGAGGTCTGTAGAGGGCTGTTGGTACTTTGGGGACAGTTACTGTAAATTACACACTTGTTTTGATGCATCTTTCTGCTATTGTTCTATCTTCCACCTGTGCTTCATCTCTGTTGATAGATACATTGCGGTCAGCGACCCCCTGACCTACCCCACCAGGTTCACTGCATCTGTCTCTGCCAAGTGCATTGccttctcctgtctcctgtccatTAGCTATGGGTTTTCCCATATTTACACAGGAGCAAGTGAATCTGGACTGGAGGATCTAGTGAGTGCCCTCACCTGTGTGGGTGACTGTCAGATCCTAATGAATCAAAGCTGGGTCTCCatcaattttttattatttcttgtccCCACGCTTGTGATGATGACTGTGTACTCTAAGATTTTCCTCATTGCTAAACAGCAGGCTCAGAGGATCGAGAAGATGAACAAGCAGACTGCCAGGGCATCAGACAGCTACAAGGACAGGGTGgccaagagggagaggaaagcagcCAAAACCCTGGGCATCGCAGTGgctgccttcctcctctcctggctGCCATACTTCATAGATTCCTTCATTGATGCCTTCCTAGGGTTCATCACGCCTGCGTATGTGTATGAAATCCTAGTCTGGATAGGTTACTATAACTCAGCCATGAACCCTTTGatttatgctttcttttatccttGGTTTCGAAAAGCCATCAGACTCATTGTCACTGGCAGAATCTTGAGAGAGAATTCCTCAGTCACTAAGTTGATTCCTGAgtaa
- the LOC127673944 gene encoding trace amine-associated receptor 7b-like, translated as MATDDDSFPWDQDSILIRDLLSATSAQLCYKNLNRSCVRSPYSPGPRLILYAVFGFGAVLAVCGNLLVMTAILHFRQLHSPANFLVASLACADFLVGVMVMPFGMVRSVEGCWYFGDSYCKLHTCFDASFCYCSLFHLCFISVDRYVAVSDPLTYPTRFTASVSAKCIAFSWLLSFIYTGANEAGLEDLVSALTCVGGCQILMNQNWVAINFLIFFIPTLVMMTVYSKIFLIAKQQAQSIEKMNKQTARASDSYKDRVAKRERKAAKTLGIAVAAFLLSWLPYFIDSFIDAFLGFITPAYVYEILVWIAYYNSAMNPLIYAFFYPWFRKALRLIVTGRIWRENSSVTNLFPE; from the coding sequence ATGGCTACAGATGATGACAGCTTTCCCTGGGACCAAGACAGCATCCTGATCAGAGATCTGCTCTCTGCCACATCTGCCCAGCTGTGCTACAAGAACCTGAACAGATCCTGTGTCAGGAGCCCATACTCCCCAGGTCCTCGCCTCATCCTATATGCAGTCTTTGGCTTTGGGGCTGTGCTGGCTGTGTGTGGGAACCTCCTGGTGATGACAGCAATTCTCCATTTCAGGCAGCTGCACTCTCCTGCCAACTTCCTGGTGGCATCCTTGGCCTGTGCTGACTTCTTGGTAGGGGTGATGGTAATGCCATTTGGCATGGTGAGGTCTGTGGAGGGCTGTTGGTACTTTGGGGACAGTTACTGTAAATTACACACTTGTTTTGATGCATCTTTCTGCTATTGTTCTCTCTTCCACCTGTGCTTCATCTCTGTTGATAGATACGTTGCGGTCAGCGACCCCCTGACCTACCCCACCAGGTTCACTGCATCTGTCTCTGCCAAGTGCATTGCCTTCTCCTGGCTCCTGTCCTTCATTTACACAGGGGCCAATGAAGCTGGGCTGGAGGATCTAGTGAGTGCCCTCACCTGTGTGGGTGGTTGTCAAATCCTAATGAATCAAAACTGGGTCGCCATCAATTTCCTAATATTTTTTATCCCCACGCTTGTGATGATGACTGTGTACTCTAAGATTTTCCTCATTGCTAAACAGCAGGCTCAGAGCATCGAGAAGATGAACAAGCAGACTGCCAGGGCATCAGACAGCTACAAGGACAGGGTGgccaagagggagaggaaagcagcCAAAACCCTGGGCATCGCAGTGGCCgccttcctcctctcctggctGCCATACTTCATTGATTCCTTCATTGATGCCTTCCTGGGGTTCATCACGCCTGCGTATGTGTATGAAATCCTAGTCTGGATAGCTTACTATAACTCAGCCATGAACCCTTTGatttatgctttcttttatccttGGTTTCGAAAAGCCCTCAGACTCATTGTCACTGGCAGAATCTGGAGAGAGAATTCCTCAGTcaccaacttgtttcctgagtaG
- the LOC127673927 gene encoding trace amine-associated receptor 7e-like: MATDDDSFPWDQDSILSRELLSATSAQLCYENLNRSCVRSPYSPGPRLILYAVFGFGAVLAVCGNLLVMTAILHFRQLHSPANFLVASLACADFLVGVMVMPFGMVRSVEGCWYFGDSYCKLHTCFDVSFCCSSLFHLCFISVDRYIAVSDPLTYPTRFTASVSAKCITFSWLLSISYGFSLIYTGASESGLEDLVSALTCVGGCQILMNQSWVFINFLIFFIPTLVMMTVYSKIFLIAKQQAQSIEKMNKQTARASDSYKDRVAKRERKAAKTLGIAVAAFLLSWLPYFIDSFIDAFLGFITPTYVYEILVWIAYYNSAMNPLIYAFFYPWFRKALRLIVTGRIWRENSSATDLFPE; the protein is encoded by the coding sequence ATGGCTACAGATGATGACAGTTTTCCCTGGGACCAAGACAGCATCCTGAGCAGAGAACTGCTCTCTGCCACATCTGCCCAGCTGTGCTACGAGAACCTGAACAGATCCTGTGTCAGGAGCCCATACTCCCCAGGCCCTCGCCTCATCCTATATGCAGTCTTTGGCTTTGGGGCTGTGCTGGCTGTGTGTGGGAACCTCCTGGTGATGACAGCAATTCTCCATTTCAGGCAGCTACACTCTCCTGCCAACTTCCTGGTGGCATCCCTGGCCTGTGCTGACTTCTTGGTAGGGGTGATGGTAATGCCATTTGGCATGGTGAGGTCTGTGGAGGGCTGCTGGTACTTTGGGGACAGTTACTGTAAACTACATACTTGTTTTGATGTATCTTTCTGTTGTTCTTCTCTCTTCCACCTGTGCTTCATCTCTGTTGATAGATACATTGCAGTCAGCGACCCCCTGACCTACCCCACCAGGTTCACTGCATCTGTTTCTGCCAAGTGCATCACCTTCTCCTGGCTCCTGTCCATCAGCTATGGGTTTTCCCTCATTTACACAGGAGCAAGTGAATCCGGGCTGGAGGATCTAGTGAGTGCCCTCACCTGTGTGGGTGGCTGTCAAATCCTAATGAATCAAAGCTGGGTCTTTATCAATTTCCTAATATTTTTTATCCCCACGCTTGTGATGATGACTGTGTACTCTAAGATTTTCCTCATTGCTAAACAGCAGGCTCAGAGCATCGAGAAGATGAACAAGCAGACTGCCAGGGCATCAGACAGCTACAAGGACAGGGTGgccaagagggagaggaaagcagcCAAAACCCTGGGCATCGCAGTGGCCgccttcctcctctcctggctGCCATACTTCATTGATTCCTTCATTGATGCCTTCCTGGGGTTCATCACGCCCACGTATGTGTATGAAATCCTAGTCTGGATAGCTTACTATAACTCAGCCATGAACCCTTTGatttatgctttcttttatccttGGTTTCGAAAAGCCCTCAGACTCATTGTCACTGGCAGAATCTGGAGAGAGAATTCCTCAGCCACCGACTTGTTTCCTGAGTAG